In a single window of the Mus musculus strain C57BL/6J chromosome 6, GRCm38.p6 C57BL/6J genome:
- the Cyp26b1 gene encoding cytochrome P450 26B1 — protein MLFEGLELVSALATLAACLVSVTLLLAVSQQLWQLRWAATRDKSCKLPIPKGSMGFPLIGETGHWLLQGSGFQSSRREKYGNVFKTHLLGRPLIRVTGAENVRKILLGEHQLVSTEWPRSARVLLGPNTVANSIGDIHRNKRKVFSKIFSHEALESYLPKIQLVIQDTLRAWSSQPEAINVYQEAQRLTFRMAVRVLLGFSIPEEDLGHLFEVYQQFVENVFSLPVDLPFSGYRRGIQARQILQKGLEKAIREKLQCTQGKDYSDALDILIESSKEHGKEMTMQELKDGTLELIFAAYATTASASTSLIMQLLKHPAVLEKLREELRAQGLLHGGGCPCEGTLRLDTLSSLRYLDCVIKEVMRLFTPVSGGYRTVLQTFELDGFQIPKGWSVMYSIRDTHDTAPVFKDVNVFDPDRFSQARSEDKDGRFHYLPFGGGVRTCLGKHLAKLFLKVLAVELASTSRFELATRTFPRITLVPVLHPVDGLSVKFFGLDSNQNEILPETEAMLSATV, from the exons ATGCTGTTTGAAGGCTTGGAGTTGGTGTCGGCGCTGGCCACCCTCGCCGCGTGCCTGGTGTCCGTGACGCTGCTGCTGGCGGTGTCGCAGCAGCTGTGGCAGCTGCGCTGGGCTGCCACCCGCGACAAGAGCTGCAAGCTGCCCATCCCCAAGGGCTCCATGGGATTCCCGCTCATCGGAGAGACTGGTCACTGGTTGCTACAG GGTTCCGGCTTCCAGTCGTCGCGCCGGGAGAAGTATGGCAACGTTTTCAAGACACACTTACTGGGGCGGCCGCTGATTCGTGTGACCGGTGCGGAGAATGTGCGCAAGATCCTACTGGGCGAACACCAGCTAGTGAGCACCGAGTGGCCGCGGAGCGCACGCGTACTGCTGGGTCCCAACACGGTGGCCAATTCCATTGGCGACATCCACCGCAACAAGCGCAAG GTCTTCTCCAAGATCTTCAGCCATGAGGCACTTGAGAGCTACCTGCCCAAGATCCAACTGGTGATCCAGGATACACTTCGAGCCTGGAGCAGCCAGCCTGAGGCCATCAATGTATATCAGGAGGCCCAGCGACTTACCTTCCGAATGGCCGTGCGTGTGCTGCTAGGCTTCAGCATCCCTGAGGAGGACCTGGGCCACCTCTTTGAGGTATACCAGCAGTTTGTGGAGAATGTCTTCTCTCTGCCAGTGGACCTGCCCTTCAGTGGCTACCGGAGG GGCATCCAAGCTCGGCAGATCCTTCAGAAGGGCCTAGAGAAGGCTATCCGTGAGAAGCTGCAGTGTACCCAGGGCAAAGACTACTCGGACGCCCTGGACATTCTCATTGAGAGCAGCAAGGAACATGGCAAGGAGATGACCATGCAGGAGCTGAAG gATGGAACCCTGGAGTTGATCTTCGCAGCCTACGCCACGACGGCCAGTGCAAGCACATCCTTGATCATGCAACTGCTAAAACACCCTGctgtgctggagaagctgagggagGAACTGCGGGCCCAGGGCCTGCTGCATGGCGGTGGCTGCCCCTGTGAGGGTACCCTGCGCCTGGACACGCTCAGCAGCCTGCGCTACCTGGACTGTGTCATCAAGGAGGTCATGAGACTCTTCACGCCCGTCTCAGGCGGCTACCGCACTGTGCTGCAGACCTTCGAACTGGAT GGTTTCCAGATCCCCAAGGGCTGGAGTGTCATGTATAGCATCCGAGACACTCACGACACAGCGCCCGTGTTCAAGGACGTGAATGTGTTTGACCCGGACCGCTTCAGTCAGGCACGCAGTGAGGATAAGGATGGCCGCTTCCATTACCTCCCGTTTGGCGGTGGCGTGCGGACCTGCCTGGGCAAGCACTTGGCCAAGCTGTTCCTGAAGGTGCTGGCAGTGGAGCTGGCCAGCACTAGCCGCTTCGAGCTGGCCACCCGGACCTTCCCTCGCATCACTCTGGTCCCCGTCTTGCACCCCGTGGATGGCCTCAGTGTCAAGTTCTTTGGTCTGGACTCCAACCAGAATGAGATTCTGCCGGAGACAGAGGCCATGTTGAGTGCTACGGTGTAG
- the Cyp26b1 gene encoding cytochrome P450 26B1 isoform X2: MAVRVLLGFSIPEEDLGHLFEVYQQFVENVFSLPVDLPFSGYRRGIQARQILQKGLEKAIREKLQCTQGKDYSDALDILIESSKEHGKEMTMQELKDGTLELIFAAYATTASASTSLIMQLLKHPAVLEKLREELRAQGLLHGGGCPCEGTLRLDTLSSLRYLDCVIKEVMRLFTPVSGGYRTVLQTFELDGFQIPKGWSVMYSIRDTHDTAPVFKDVNVFDPDRFSQARSEDKDGRFHYLPFGGGVRTCLGKHLAKLFLKVLAVELASTSRFELATRTFPRITLVPVLHPVDGLSVKFFGLDSNQNEILPETEAMLSATV; encoded by the exons ATGGCCGTGCGTGTGCTGCTAGGCTTCAGCATCCCTGAGGAGGACCTGGGCCACCTCTTTGAGGTATACCAGCAGTTTGTGGAGAATGTCTTCTCTCTGCCAGTGGACCTGCCCTTCAGTGGCTACCGGAGG GGCATCCAAGCTCGGCAGATCCTTCAGAAGGGCCTAGAGAAGGCTATCCGTGAGAAGCTGCAGTGTACCCAGGGCAAAGACTACTCGGACGCCCTGGACATTCTCATTGAGAGCAGCAAGGAACATGGCAAGGAGATGACCATGCAGGAGCTGAAG gATGGAACCCTGGAGTTGATCTTCGCAGCCTACGCCACGACGGCCAGTGCAAGCACATCCTTGATCATGCAACTGCTAAAACACCCTGctgtgctggagaagctgagggagGAACTGCGGGCCCAGGGCCTGCTGCATGGCGGTGGCTGCCCCTGTGAGGGTACCCTGCGCCTGGACACGCTCAGCAGCCTGCGCTACCTGGACTGTGTCATCAAGGAGGTCATGAGACTCTTCACGCCCGTCTCAGGCGGCTACCGCACTGTGCTGCAGACCTTCGAACTGGAT GGTTTCCAGATCCCCAAGGGCTGGAGTGTCATGTATAGCATCCGAGACACTCACGACACAGCGCCCGTGTTCAAGGACGTGAATGTGTTTGACCCGGACCGCTTCAGTCAGGCACGCAGTGAGGATAAGGATGGCCGCTTCCATTACCTCCCGTTTGGCGGTGGCGTGCGGACCTGCCTGGGCAAGCACTTGGCCAAGCTGTTCCTGAAGGTGCTGGCAGTGGAGCTGGCCAGCACTAGCCGCTTCGAGCTGGCCACCCGGACCTTCCCTCGCATCACTCTGGTCCCCGTCTTGCACCCCGTGGATGGCCTCAGTGTCAAGTTCTTTGGTCTGGACTCCAACCAGAATGAGATTCTGCCGGAGACAGAGGCCATGTTGAGTGCTACGGTGTAG